One genomic window of Halovivax cerinus includes the following:
- a CDS encoding HalX domain-containing protein has product MSDEEPEVLVVDDEARLADLFAAWIGTERPVETAYDGDEALSKMSDSVEIVLLDRRMPGLSGDEVLEALRDAGYDCRVVMVTAVDPDFDIIEMGFDDYLVKPVSKEELLTMIDQVTSRSAYESDIQEYYSLVSKKALLESEKAERELENNDEYQELIDRVDELRSEVDASVSDMQSHDDFVGAFQDLQSEN; this is encoded by the coding sequence ATGAGTGACGAGGAGCCGGAAGTACTCGTCGTCGACGACGAGGCCAGACTGGCGGATCTCTTTGCAGCCTGGATCGGTACCGAGCGCCCCGTCGAAACCGCGTACGACGGCGACGAGGCCCTCTCGAAGATGAGTGACTCCGTCGAGATCGTCCTGCTCGACAGGCGGATGCCGGGTCTCTCCGGTGACGAAGTTCTCGAAGCGCTCCGTGACGCTGGATACGACTGTCGCGTCGTCATGGTAACCGCCGTCGATCCCGACTTCGACATAATCGAAATGGGATTCGACGATTATCTCGTCAAGCCTGTGTCGAAGGAGGAACTACTCACGATGATCGACCAGGTCACGAGTCGATCAGCGTACGAATCCGACATTCAGGAGTACTACTCGCTGGTCTCGAAGAAGGCGCTCCTCGAGTCTGAGAAGGCCGAGCGTGAACTCGAGAACAACGACGAGTACCAGGAGTTGATCGACCGCGTCGACGAACTCCGGTCGGAAGTCGACGCGAGCGTCTCCGACATGCAGTCCCACGACGATTTCGTCGGTGCGTTCCAGGACCTTCAGTCTGAGAACTAG
- a CDS encoding 1,4-dihydroxy-2-naphthoate polyprenyltransferase has product MTTVEPNVSRSRAWLMAARPQTLPAAIAPVVVGTGLALHDHVFALVPALFAALGAALIQIGTNFANDYYDAKHGADTDDREGFTRVTQTGLIPPGQVKRAAVTTFALAILAGVYLVFVGGLPIVVIGLSGVLFGWAYTGGPYPLGYHGLGDLFVFVYFGLVAVAGTYYVQAASHVVEGFPLTLPPDAITTDSLLAGVPIGALATAILVVNNLRDVDTDAETGKRTLAVRFGRRFTKLQWTALVAVAYLVPIGLWTDPHLGAAVLLPLLTIPHALLVGRLVWQEVDLNFALERTGMLLTLYALTFAGGLILS; this is encoded by the coding sequence ATGACGACGGTCGAGCCGAACGTCTCTCGAAGCCGTGCGTGGCTGATGGCGGCCCGTCCACAGACGCTCCCCGCCGCGATCGCGCCTGTCGTCGTGGGGACGGGACTGGCCCTCCACGATCACGTCTTCGCCCTGGTTCCGGCGCTGTTCGCCGCTCTCGGGGCCGCACTCATCCAGATCGGTACGAACTTCGCCAACGACTACTACGACGCCAAACACGGCGCGGACACGGACGACCGCGAAGGGTTCACCCGCGTCACACAGACGGGCCTCATCCCGCCGGGACAGGTGAAACGAGCGGCGGTGACTACCTTCGCTCTCGCCATCCTCGCCGGCGTCTACCTGGTCTTCGTGGGCGGACTCCCGATCGTCGTGATCGGACTCTCGGGCGTCCTGTTCGGCTGGGCGTACACCGGCGGTCCCTACCCCCTCGGCTACCACGGTCTCGGCGACCTATTCGTGTTCGTGTACTTCGGCCTGGTCGCCGTCGCCGGCACGTACTACGTCCAGGCCGCCAGTCACGTCGTCGAGGGATTCCCCCTGACTCTTCCCCCAGACGCGATCACGACGGACTCGCTTCTGGCCGGCGTCCCGATCGGGGCGCTCGCGACAGCCATACTCGTCGTGAATAACCTCCGGGACGTCGACACGGACGCCGAAACCGGGAAGCGAACGCTCGCCGTGCGCTTCGGACGACGATTCACCAAGCTCCAGTGGACCGCACTCGTCGCCGTCGCCTACCTCGTGCCGATCGGACTCTGGACCGATCCTCACCTCGGCGCTGCCGTCCTGCTCCCACTCCTGACGATTCCACACGCCCTGCTGGTCGGTCGACTCGTCTGGCAGGAGGTGGACCTCAACTTCGCCCTCGAACGAACGGGAATGCTACTCACGCTGTACGCGCTCACCTTCGCCGGAGGACTGATTCTCTCGTGA
- a CDS encoding class I adenylate-forming enzyme family protein, whose translation MTPTDWPTTDLCRLRATTTPNRTALVDADDGRRWTYRELDDVVTTLAGRLDVETDARVGTLLSTGPRLVTTAFAVARLGGTLVLLPPDESNDSLVEKASQASLDGLVTATETDPLGESLASRCDVDRIVTLHDVPTAPGDGASRRDDPSDATGTATMDAAELGPDHTQVVVFTSGTTGTPKGVRVTTSNLRSSAVASAFRLGVDPDDRWLVPLPQHHMGGFAPVVRSALYGTTLVTTRSTEPHEIARIVEDIRCTGTSVVPTMVRSLLEWGWDPPSHLRFVLTGGAPTPSELVTACGDAGIPICPSYGASETASQIATATPDQARRRPDSVGHPLVGTSIELVGEDGTPVDQGETGEVIVSGPTVSPGYLDPAQTAAAFEDGRFRTGDLGHLDDGALYVTGRRSDRIVTGGETVDPTEVAHTLCEHRSVTDAAVVGLRDDRWGERVGAAIVLDSDAGDVDRAALERFCDDRFAPHKRPRTIAFVDTLPRTDSGTVDRNAVRTRLETDR comes from the coding sequence GTGACGCCGACGGACTGGCCCACGACCGACCTCTGTCGACTGCGCGCGACCACCACGCCGAATCGAACGGCCCTCGTCGACGCCGACGACGGTCGCCGGTGGACGTACCGGGAACTCGACGACGTAGTGACGACGCTCGCGGGTCGCCTCGACGTCGAGACGGATGCTCGGGTCGGAACGCTCCTGTCTACGGGGCCGCGACTCGTCACGACGGCGTTCGCCGTCGCCCGACTCGGGGGGACGCTGGTACTCTTGCCACCCGACGAATCGAACGACTCCCTCGTCGAGAAAGCCTCGCAGGCGTCACTGGACGGGCTCGTCACCGCCACTGAGACAGATCCGCTCGGCGAATCACTCGCGTCACGCTGTGACGTCGACCGTATCGTCACGCTACACGACGTTCCGACCGCGCCGGGTGACGGAGCGAGCCGCCGCGACGATCCGTCGGACGCGACGGGGACGGCGACGATGGACGCCGCCGAGCTCGGGCCTGACCACACGCAGGTCGTCGTCTTCACCTCCGGAACGACCGGGACACCCAAAGGGGTCAGAGTGACGACATCGAATCTCCGGTCGAGCGCGGTCGCGTCTGCGTTCCGCCTCGGCGTCGATCCGGACGACCGGTGGCTGGTCCCGCTCCCGCAACACCACATGGGCGGATTTGCCCCGGTCGTCAGATCGGCGCTGTACGGAACGACGCTCGTCACGACGCGGTCGACGGAACCGCACGAGATAGCCCGGATCGTCGAGGACATCCGATGTACGGGCACATCGGTCGTTCCGACGATGGTTCGGTCCCTCCTCGAGTGGGGGTGGGACCCGCCGTCGCACCTCCGGTTCGTCCTCACTGGCGGTGCACCGACGCCATCGGAGCTCGTAACGGCGTGTGGAGACGCCGGGATTCCGATCTGTCCGAGTTACGGTGCGAGCGAGACCGCCTCACAGATCGCGACAGCGACACCGGACCAGGCTCGACGGCGTCCCGACAGCGTCGGACACCCACTCGTCGGCACGAGTATCGAACTAGTCGGCGAGGACGGCACCCCCGTCGACCAGGGTGAAACGGGTGAGGTGATCGTCTCGGGCCCGACGGTCTCCCCAGGATACCTGGATCCGGCACAGACGGCGGCTGCGTTCGAGGACGGTCGGTTCCGAACGGGCGATCTCGGTCACCTGGACGACGGTGCTCTCTACGTCACCGGCCGTCGGAGCGATCGGATCGTCACCGGCGGCGAGACGGTCGATCCGACCGAAGTCGCCCACACGCTGTGTGAACACCGGTCGGTCACGGACGCAGCCGTCGTCGGCCTTCGAGACGACCGCTGGGGCGAACGAGTTGGCGCAGCCATCGTCCTCGATTCCGACGCTGGCGACGTCGATCGGGCGGCGCTCGAACGGTTCTGCGACGACCGGTTCGCGCCCCACAAACGGCCGCGTACGATCGCCTTCGTCGATACCCTCCCGAGAACGGACTCGGGAACCGTCGACAGGAACGCCGTCCGGACGCGACTGGAGACGGATCGGTAA
- the menC gene encoding o-succinylbenzoate synthase gives MSLDVTYRSFRCPLDRPLQTADGTIDERAGFLIRLTDGTDTGYGESTPLAGWTESLDECREALDDAVDAQSNGHAAVLDAVDHTAADRHGISLALADLAATRDANPLYRDLGALERVPRIPVNATIGDGDADETVDAVDRAVDDGFQCCKLKVGRRSVADDVERVRRVRETFGDDLDLRVDANGAWTFDEAERALDGLNDLDVSILEQPLPAGALSGLAELRGNGVAIAVDEGLLEHGVDAIESAHAADVYVLKPMALGGVDVARQVAAWVGESDRSVIVTTTIDAVVARTAAVHLAAAIPNVLASGVATGDRLAEDLARDPVFIDGGTAVIPQTKGLGVENVWDEP, from the coding sequence GTGAGCCTCGACGTGACGTACCGATCGTTTCGCTGTCCGCTCGATCGCCCCCTCCAGACGGCCGACGGAACGATAGACGAACGAGCCGGGTTCTTGATCCGGCTCACGGACGGGACGGACACAGGCTACGGGGAATCCACGCCGCTCGCCGGGTGGACGGAATCACTCGACGAATGCCGCGAGGCACTCGACGACGCCGTAGACGCCCAGTCCAACGGCCACGCCGCCGTACTCGACGCCGTCGACCACACCGCCGCCGATCGACACGGCATCTCGCTGGCGCTTGCGGACCTGGCCGCGACGCGTGACGCGAACCCACTGTATCGGGACCTCGGCGCCCTGGAACGAGTACCGCGCATTCCGGTCAACGCGACGATCGGCGACGGCGACGCCGACGAGACGGTCGACGCCGTCGACCGAGCCGTCGACGACGGATTCCAGTGCTGCAAGCTCAAGGTCGGGCGGCGATCGGTCGCGGACGACGTCGAACGGGTCCGGCGCGTCAGGGAGACGTTCGGGGACGATCTCGACCTTCGCGTCGACGCGAACGGCGCCTGGACCTTCGACGAAGCCGAACGAGCGCTCGACGGGCTGAACGATCTCGACGTCTCGATCCTCGAACAACCTCTGCCAGCCGGCGCGCTCTCGGGACTCGCGGAGTTGCGCGGCAACGGTGTCGCGATCGCCGTCGACGAGGGCCTACTCGAACACGGCGTCGACGCCATCGAATCCGCGCACGCGGCCGACGTCTACGTCCTCAAGCCCATGGCGCTCGGCGGTGTCGACGTCGCCCGGCAGGTCGCCGCCTGGGTCGGCGAATCCGACCGGTCGGTGATCGTGACCACGACGATCGACGCCGTCGTCGCTCGAACCGCGGCCGTCCACCTCGCTGCGGCGATCCCGAACGTCCTCGCCTCCGGTGTCGCGACCGGGGACAGACTGGCCGAGGACCTCGCACGCGACCCCGTCTTCATCGACGGCGGAACAGCCGTGATACCACAAACGAAGGGATTAGGCGTCGAAAACGTCTGGGACGAACCGTGA
- a CDS encoding 1,4-dihydroxy-2-naphthoyl-CoA synthase yields the protein MVSELFDESQWDPVATFDFEDITYHRAVESGTVRIAFDRPAVRNAFRPRTVDELSDALRHAKRQTDVGCVLLTGNGPSPKDGGWAFCSGGDQTIRGESGYEYDGSEPRASEGGRLHILEVQRQIRHIPKVVVCVVPGWAVGGGHSLHVVCDLTLASREHAKFLQTDPDVASYDAGFGSAYLARQIGQKKAREVFFLGKTYSAAEAAEMGMVNEVVPHEELEETALAWGERINGKSPTAMRMLKYGFNLADDGFVGQQVFAGEATRLGYMTDEAQEGRDAFVEGREPDFDDYPWHY from the coding sequence ATGGTGTCCGAACTCTTCGACGAATCGCAGTGGGATCCGGTGGCGACGTTCGATTTCGAGGATATCACGTACCATCGGGCGGTCGAGTCGGGAACCGTCCGTATCGCGTTCGATCGGCCGGCCGTGCGCAACGCGTTTCGCCCGCGGACGGTGGACGAACTGTCCGACGCGCTCCGACACGCCAAGCGCCAGACCGACGTCGGGTGTGTACTCCTGACCGGTAACGGTCCGTCGCCGAAAGATGGCGGCTGGGCGTTCTGCTCCGGCGGTGACCAGACTATTCGGGGCGAATCGGGCTACGAGTACGATGGGTCCGAACCGCGCGCCTCCGAGGGCGGACGGTTACACATCCTCGAGGTGCAGCGTCAGATCCGTCACATTCCGAAGGTCGTCGTCTGCGTCGTGCCGGGATGGGCGGTCGGCGGCGGACACTCGTTGCACGTCGTCTGTGACCTCACGCTGGCCTCGCGAGAGCACGCGAAATTCCTGCAGACGGACCCGGACGTCGCGAGCTACGACGCTGGCTTCGGCTCGGCCTATCTGGCCCGTCAGATCGGCCAGAAGAAGGCCCGCGAGGTGTTCTTCCTGGGAAAGACCTACTCCGCGGCGGAGGCCGCCGAGATGGGGATGGTCAACGAGGTCGTCCCGCACGAGGAACTGGAGGAGACCGCGCTCGCGTGGGGTGAACGGATCAACGGGAAGAGCCCCACTGCCATGCGGATGCTCAAGTACGGGTTCAACCTCGCCGACGACGGATTCGTCGGCCAGCAGGTGTTCGCCGGTGAGGCCACCCGACTCGGGTACATGACCGACGAGGCCCAGGAGGGCCGCGACGCGTTCGTCGAGGGACGGGAACCGGACTTCGACGACTATCCCTGGCACTACTGA
- the menD gene encoding 2-succinyl-5-enolpyruvyl-6-hydroxy-3-cyclohexene-1-carboxylic-acid synthase produces the protein MTDVNPATLWGRTIVSELAAGGLEHVCIAPGSRSTPLTAAFAAHEDVTVHSHLDERSAGFYALGRGRRTSEPTALVCTSGTAAANVHPAVIEADTGRVPLLVLTADRPAELADSGANQTIDQTKLYGDSVRWYAQLPEPVPNERTLASVRTTVARALGRASDTPSGPVHLNCPFAKPLDPDPTAEPIPREQLDPLLEQSRNGPYVSTTNGTVSTDSDTVDSLVDALEDADRPLFVAGPADPEALSNHATWRDPLVELAESIGAPILADPLSAVRFGPGASSPTVCGGYDAYVDALPDPDCVVRIGASPTSKRLRRALKDANCRQFVVDPAGSWREATFSATDLVVAAPSTLLPELATRVGARQASTSDGDWLGHFTDAERTVDEAVDRQRSADALASSPVEGSVLATVLERAPDPSTVFVSNSMPIRDADLFGRPREASLTVLANRGASGIDGIVSTALGAGSATDDPLTLVTGDLAFYHDSNGLLALSRCPVDATIVLVHNDGGGIFHKLPIEAHDPPFTAQFKTPHGLDFEPFGSVYGFDYVSADPETFERTYANAVSTDGTTVVAVHFDAASSHRRRETLLDTVTSRVSE, from the coding sequence ATGACAGACGTCAACCCGGCGACGCTGTGGGGGCGCACTATCGTTTCCGAACTGGCCGCGGGCGGGCTCGAACACGTCTGCATCGCCCCCGGAAGCCGGTCCACACCCCTCACCGCCGCGTTTGCGGCACACGAGGACGTCACTGTCCACTCACACCTGGACGAACGGTCGGCAGGCTTCTACGCCCTCGGCCGCGGTCGCCGGACGAGTGAGCCGACCGCACTCGTCTGTACCTCTGGGACCGCCGCTGCGAACGTCCACCCGGCCGTCATCGAGGCCGATACCGGCCGCGTGCCGCTGCTCGTACTCACCGCCGATCGGCCGGCAGAACTCGCAGACAGTGGAGCGAACCAGACCATCGACCAGACGAAGCTCTACGGCGATTCGGTTCGGTGGTACGCGCAGTTGCCCGAACCGGTCCCGAACGAGCGGACCCTCGCGAGCGTCCGAACGACGGTCGCCAGGGCGCTCGGACGCGCCTCCGACACGCCGAGCGGACCCGTCCACCTGAACTGCCCGTTCGCCAAGCCGCTCGATCCGGATCCGACGGCGGAGCCGATCCCTCGCGAGCAGCTCGACCCGTTGCTCGAACAGTCCCGAAACGGCCCGTACGTTTCGACCACGAACGGAACGGTCTCGACGGACTCCGACACCGTGGACTCGCTCGTCGACGCGCTCGAAGACGCCGACCGTCCGCTGTTCGTCGCCGGACCCGCAGATCCCGAGGCGCTCTCGAATCACGCCACCTGGCGGGATCCGCTCGTCGAGCTAGCGGAATCGATCGGGGCACCCATCCTGGCAGACCCGCTCTCGGCCGTTCGATTCGGCCCCGGCGCGTCGTCTCCCACCGTGTGCGGCGGATACGACGCCTACGTAGACGCCCTCCCGGATCCGGATTGCGTCGTCCGAATCGGTGCCTCACCGACGTCGAAACGGCTCAGACGGGCACTCAAAGACGCGAACTGCCGTCAATTCGTCGTGGATCCGGCTGGATCGTGGCGCGAGGCGACGTTCAGCGCGACCGATCTGGTCGTCGCAGCTCCGTCGACGCTGCTCCCCGAACTCGCTACGCGTGTCGGTGCGAGGCAGGCGTCGACATCGGACGGCGACTGGTTGGGCCACTTCACGGACGCGGAGCGGACCGTCGACGAGGCGGTCGACCGACAGCGATCGGCCGACGCGCTCGCCTCGTCACCCGTCGAAGGGAGCGTTCTCGCCACGGTTCTCGAGCGAGCGCCTGACCCGTCGACCGTGTTCGTCTCGAACAGCATGCCGATCCGCGACGCCGACCTGTTCGGACGGCCGCGCGAGGCGTCGCTCACCGTCCTGGCGAACCGGGGCGCAAGCGGTATCGACGGCATCGTTAGCACGGCACTCGGGGCAGGGAGTGCCACGGACGATCCGCTCACGCTCGTCACGGGTGATCTCGCGTTCTACCACGACAGCAACGGCCTCCTCGCACTCTCACGGTGTCCCGTCGACGCGACGATCGTCCTCGTCCACAACGACGGGGGCGGCATCTTCCACAAACTCCCTATCGAAGCCCACGACCCACCCTTCACCGCACAGTTCAAGACGCCACACGGGCTCGACTTCGAACCGTTCGGCTCGGTGTACGGGTTCGACTACGTCAGTGCAGACCCAGAGACGTTCGAACGGACGTACGCAAATGCCGTCTCGACCGACGGAACGACGGTCGTCGCCGTCCACTTCGACGCGGCGTCGAGTCACCGACGGCGGGAAACCCTGCTCGATACGGTGACGTCCCGCGTCTCGGAGTGA
- a CDS encoding 3-hydroxyacyl-CoA dehydrogenase/enoyl-CoA hydratase family protein: MDVDDINTVAVLGAGNMGHGIAEVAALAGYDVTMRDVNEEFVQDGYDQIEWSLGKLAEREQISDDDADEALDRITPLVDVGEAVGDADVVIEAVPEKMDIKTEVYQDVEAHAPDRAIFATNTSSLSITELSEVTDRPAQFCGMHFFNPPVRMQLVEVISGAHSSDETLDAIGSLAEDFGKTPVRVHKDSPGFIVNRVLVPLMNEAAWMVYEDEATVEEVDSTASYDMGLPMGLFELTDQVGLDVGLHVQEYMHETLGEAYEPCPMTEEKVEAGELGKKTGKGVYDYEDGEGVEIPTDAGAEWIEDRLLAVMADEVAQLIDDDVAGPDAIDRAMQLGAGFPDGPAKMADDRGLEALYDALETAHEDSGAARHEPSDAFADFVEDGQFYESVGSEDADGYDYDSIAVTVQDSVGHLAIDRAHRMNTITTDMIEEIDDAVDTLVEDDAVRAILLTGDGDRAFSAGFDASTAAAGSGIEAADLSRLGQRVFGRFEEIPVPVLAAIDGYCLGGGMELSACADMRIASERSQFGQPEHNLGLLPGWGGTQRLPRIVGEGRAKEIIFTARNDYDPETMADYGFVNEVVPTDEFEERAWELARDLAAGPPIAMKFTKRAMLAGRDGVDAGLEVESSSFGHLFTTDDLWEGLSAFQSDRDPEFEGQ, encoded by the coding sequence ATGGACGTAGACGACATCAACACCGTCGCAGTTCTCGGGGCTGGCAACATGGGCCACGGAATCGCGGAGGTAGCGGCACTGGCCGGCTACGACGTGACCATGCGTGACGTCAACGAAGAGTTCGTCCAGGACGGCTACGATCAGATCGAGTGGTCGCTCGGGAAACTGGCAGAGCGTGAGCAGATCTCCGACGACGACGCCGACGAGGCGCTCGACCGGATCACGCCGCTCGTCGACGTGGGCGAGGCGGTCGGCGACGCCGACGTCGTCATCGAGGCCGTTCCGGAGAAGATGGACATCAAGACGGAGGTGTACCAGGACGTCGAGGCGCACGCCCCCGATCGCGCCATCTTCGCGACGAACACGTCCAGTCTCTCGATCACTGAGCTGTCGGAGGTGACCGATCGACCGGCGCAGTTCTGTGGGATGCACTTCTTCAACCCGCCGGTGCGCATGCAACTCGTCGAGGTCATCTCGGGCGCGCACTCGTCCGACGAGACGCTCGATGCGATCGGATCCCTGGCCGAGGACTTCGGGAAGACACCCGTCCGCGTCCACAAGGATTCACCCGGCTTCATCGTCAACCGCGTGCTCGTTCCGCTGATGAACGAGGCGGCGTGGATGGTCTACGAGGACGAAGCCACCGTCGAGGAGGTCGACTCCACGGCGAGCTACGACATGGGCCTCCCGATGGGGTTGTTCGAACTCACGGATCAGGTCGGTCTCGACGTGGGCCTCCACGTGCAGGAGTACATGCACGAGACGCTGGGTGAGGCCTACGAGCCGTGCCCGATGACCGAGGAGAAGGTCGAGGCGGGCGAACTCGGAAAGAAGACCGGCAAAGGTGTCTACGATTACGAGGACGGCGAGGGCGTCGAGATCCCGACCGACGCCGGTGCCGAGTGGATCGAGGACCGCCTGTTGGCCGTCATGGCCGACGAGGTCGCCCAGCTGATCGACGACGACGTCGCGGGGCCGGACGCGATCGATCGTGCGATGCAACTCGGCGCCGGCTTCCCGGACGGTCCGGCCAAGATGGCCGACGACCGCGGGCTCGAGGCGTTGTACGACGCGCTCGAAACGGCTCACGAGGATAGCGGGGCCGCCCGTCACGAACCGTCCGACGCGTTCGCCGACTTCGTCGAGGACGGCCAGTTCTACGAATCGGTCGGATCCGAGGACGCAGACGGCTACGACTACGACTCGATCGCGGTCACTGTCCAGGACTCGGTCGGACACCTCGCCATCGACCGAGCACACCGGATGAACACGATCACGACGGACATGATCGAAGAGATCGACGACGCCGTCGACACACTCGTCGAGGACGACGCCGTTCGCGCGATCCTCCTCACTGGTGATGGTGACCGTGCGTTCTCGGCCGGGTTCGACGCCTCGACCGCGGCGGCTGGGAGCGGTATCGAAGCGGCCGATCTGTCGCGGCTCGGTCAGCGCGTTTTCGGACGCTTCGAGGAGATTCCGGTTCCCGTCCTCGCCGCGATCGACGGCTACTGCCTCGGCGGCGGCATGGAGCTATCGGCCTGCGCAGACATGCGCATCGCCAGCGAGCGCTCGCAGTTCGGTCAACCGGAGCACAATCTCGGGCTCCTCCCAGGCTGGGGCGGTACCCAGCGCCTGCCGCGCATCGTCGGCGAAGGCCGAGCCAAGGAGATCATCTTCACCGCGCGCAACGATTACGATCCGGAGACGATGGCCGACTACGGGTTCGTAAACGAGGTCGTCCCGACCGACGAGTTCGAGGAGCGGGCGTGGGAACTGGCACGTGACCTCGCAGCCGGCCCGCCGATCGCGATGAAATTCACCAAGCGCGCGATGCTCGCCGGTCGCGACGGCGTCGACGCTGGCCTCGAAGTCGAGTCCAGTTCCTTCGGGCATCTCTTTACGACGGACGACCTCTGGGAGGGGCTCTCCGCGTTCCAGTCCGACCGCGATCCGGAATTCGAGGGCCAGTAA
- a CDS encoding J domain-containing protein codes for MGETYYDVLGVDPDASVAVIERAYRERVLETHPDHNDAPDAAERFSRVTTAADVLTDELERARYDRLGHDGYVASGSDASRSAANDDSGDEPVGTDRGWPDEGWWERYASRDRASTADPSGPSHHARHRARRDRARRERWRTDTGGSGSVGDSGSSFGNGTRQGSRSGFARSTGSGGRRESSYRQRAGRDPWAHGSTAGTGSGRSGYVVTQWDDEVELKRPFRPLDGSTIVVGAGIAAIYPVLVYGTITPVFPWPVNLCIGACTLLVIGYLLTTPRVALCVFGSLSLLASAWFAIGRPVSPLSPLALGVLGGFWIPFGYALAVWWVLTH; via the coding sequence ATGGGCGAGACTTACTACGATGTACTCGGCGTCGATCCGGACGCCTCGGTCGCGGTGATCGAACGCGCCTACCGCGAGCGTGTCCTAGAGACCCATCCGGACCACAACGACGCCCCCGACGCGGCCGAACGATTCTCACGAGTGACGACCGCCGCCGACGTCCTCACGGACGAATTGGAGCGGGCCCGGTACGATCGACTCGGGCACGATGGGTACGTCGCGTCCGGGAGCGACGCGTCCCGGTCGGCCGCGAACGACGATTCCGGTGACGAACCCGTCGGGACCGACCGTGGCTGGCCGGACGAGGGGTGGTGGGAGCGGTACGCATCCCGGGATCGCGCGTCGACCGCCGACCCATCGGGACCGAGCCATCACGCTCGTCATCGCGCACGTCGTGACCGCGCACGTCGAGAACGGTGGCGAACGGACACCGGTGGATCGGGATCCGTGGGCGATTCGGGATCGTCGTTCGGGAATGGAACTCGACAGGGGTCGCGATCCGGGTTCGCGCGTTCCACCGGCTCGGGCGGCAGGCGAGAGTCGAGCTATCGTCAACGGGCCGGTCGTGACCCGTGGGCGCACGGGTCGACCGCCGGGACCGGATCGGGTCGATCCGGGTACGTCGTGACACAGTGGGACGACGAGGTCGAACTCAAGCGTCCGTTCAGACCACTCGACGGCTCGACGATCGTCGTGGGGGCCGGTATCGCCGCCATCTATCCGGTCCTGGTCTACGGGACGATCACGCCGGTCTTCCCGTGGCCCGTCAACCTGTGTATCGGCGCCTGTACCCTCCTCGTGATCGGATATCTCCTGACGACGCCGCGAGTCGCGCTTTGCGTGTTCGGGAGCCTGAGCCTCCTGGCGTCGGCCTGGTTCGCGATCGGTCGCCCCGTCTCACCCCTGTCGCCGCTGGCCCTCGGTGTTCTGGGCGGATTCTGGATTCCGTTCGGGTACGCGCTCGCGGTATGGTGGGTGTTGACGCACTGA